From a region of the candidate division WOR-3 bacterium genome:
- the rplS gene encoding 50S ribosomal protein L19, translated as METLIKKVEEKFMKKDIPDFRAGDTVRVHVKITELKEDTKTKKLVEKTRIQPFEGIVLERRGSGLSETFTVRRVTQGIGVERTFPLHSPFIEKIEVVRRGKVRKAKIFWIREKKGKKARIKELK; from the coding sequence ATGGAGACTCTCATAAAAAAAGTTGAAGAAAAATTTATGAAAAAGGATATTCCTGATTTCAGGGCAGGTGATACTGTTAGAGTTCATGTTAAGATTACCGAATTAAAGGAAGATACGAAGACAAAGAAACTTGTAGAAAAGACAAGAATTCAGCCTTTTGAAGGTATTGTTCTTGAAAGAAGGGGGAGTGGATTATCAGAAACTTTTACTGTTAGAAGAGTTACTCAGGGAATCGGTGTTGAAAGGACATTTCCTCTCCATTCACCTTTTATTGAAAAAATAGAGGTTGTTAGAAGGGGAAAGGTAAGAAAGGCAAAAATTTTCTGGATAAGGGAGAAGAAAGGTAAAAAGGCAAGGATTAAGGAGTTGAAGTAA
- the trmD gene encoding tRNA (guanosine(37)-N1)-methyltransferase TrmD encodes MNIYCITLFPDFFEKIKEFGPIKRAILSGSLLLKAIDLRKFAEGPKEVDDRPYGGGGGMVIRVDVTVKALKSIKENTYKILLDPRGKVLNQKIIHDLSKKESITIICGRYKGIDERIRDYVDDEISIGDYVISGGEPAAYVLIDAVSRLLPGSMGDKDSREEDSFEKGVLGYPVYTKPREFEGKKVPEILISGNHEEIRKYLKKEALKETLLKRKDLIERANLEEEDKILLKEIEKELKEKV; translated from the coding sequence ATGAATATTTATTGCATCACACTTTTTCCTGATTTTTTTGAAAAGATTAAAGAATTTGGTCCAATAAAAAGAGCAATATTATCAGGTTCCCTTTTACTTAAAGCAATTGATTTAAGAAAATTTGCAGAAGGTCCAAAGGAGGTGGATGATAGACCCTACGGTGGGGGAGGAGGAATGGTTATAAGGGTTGATGTTACTGTAAAGGCTTTAAAAAGTATAAAGGAAAATACTTATAAAATTCTTTTGGATCCAAGAGGAAAGGTTTTAAATCAAAAAATAATACATGATTTATCAAAAAAAGAAAGTATAACAATTATATGTGGAAGATATAAGGGAATTGATGAAAGAATAAGAGATTATGTGGATGATGAAATTTCCATAGGTGATTATGTTATATCAGGAGGGGAACCAGCAGCATATGTACTTATTGATGCAGTTTCAAGACTTTTACCCGGCTCAATGGGAGATAAGGATTCAAGAGAAGAAGATTCTTTTGAGAAAGGAGTCCTTGGCTACCCTGTTTACACAAAACCCAGAGAATTTGAAGGAAAAAAAGTTCCAGAAATTTTGATTTCAGGGAATCATGAAGAAATAAGAAAGTATTTAAAAAAAGAGGCTCTTAAAGAAACACTTTTGAAGAGAAAAGACCTTATTGAAAGGGCAAATTTAGAGGAGGAGGATAAAATTCTCTTAAAAGAGATTGAAAAGGAATTAAAGGAAAAGGTATAA
- a CDS encoding KH domain-containing protein, with protein MKGEQVELKDLIEYIVKHLVDEPNAVEVKEVSGERAVIYELRVRPTDVGKIIGKGGRTAQALRTLVSAVGAKKGKRALLDIIEPGSSGSF; from the coding sequence ATGAAGGGAGAACAGGTTGAACTCAAAGACCTAATAGAATATATTGTAAAACATCTTGTGGATGAACCTAATGCTGTAGAAGTTAAAGAGGTTTCAGGAGAAAGAGCTGTTATATACGAACTCAGAGTTAGACCCACAGATGTTGGAAAAATAATTGGGAAGGGTGGGAGAACTGCCCAGGCTCTAAGAACCCTTGTTAGTGCTGTTGGAGCTAAAAAGGGTAAAAGAGCTCTTCTTGACATTATAGAACCTGGTTCAAGTGGTAGTTTTTAA
- the rpsP gene encoding 30S ribosomal protein S16 yields MLKIRLARFGKNKEPRYRIVVMDSRNKREGRVIDIIGHYDPRRDSDFKIDLQKIEEWTSKGAKMTERVISLVKRAKRESPASSN; encoded by the coding sequence ATGCTGAAAATAAGACTTGCAAGATTTGGTAAAAATAAAGAACCAAGATACCGAATTGTGGTTATGGATTCAAGAAATAAAAGGGAAGGAAGGGTTATTGATATAATTGGACATTATGATCCGAGAAGAGATTCTGATTTCAAGATTGATTTACAAAAAATTGAAGAGTGGACTTCTAAAGGTGCTAAAATGACTGAAAGGGTTATTTCCCTTGTTAAGAGAGCAAAAAGAGAATCCCCCGCGTCTTCAAACTGA
- a CDS encoding CPBP family intramembrane glutamic endopeptidase produces MEDVFILIFAPLILTFTRYMGISFDYINNLMAKSYFLKEILIYLPDFLFPFLLILIFKTKFSDYGFRLPELKSFIFYFFILYLLMLPLLIYASERPDFKKYYPEYKKALLSLRIFTIYEIINFFTYLSTEVFFRGVLVIGLSRFFGIKSILISNFPYVLVHFGKPVPEIYGSFIAGLVLGYIAYKDKSIFTPTLLHFSCAFTLDLIRFLEVNKI; encoded by the coding sequence ATGGAAGATGTATTTATACTTATTTTTGCCCCTCTTATTCTGACCTTTACCCGCTATATGGGTATTTCCTTTGATTATATTAATAACCTTATGGCTAAATCCTATTTCTTGAAAGAAATTCTAATCTATCTTCCTGATTTTCTTTTTCCCTTTCTCCTAATTTTAATTTTTAAAACAAAATTCTCTGATTATGGTTTTAGGTTACCTGAATTAAAATCTTTTATTTTTTACTTTTTTATTTTATACCTTTTAATGCTTCCCCTTTTAATCTATGCATCTGAAAGACCTGATTTTAAAAAATATTATCCAGAATATAAAAAAGCCCTTTTATCTTTAAGAATTTTTACAATTTATGAAATTATAAATTTTTTCACATATTTATCAACTGAAGTTTTCTTTAGAGGTGTTCTTGTTATCGGGCTTTCAAGATTTTTTGGAATAAAATCAATATTAATAAGTAATTTTCCTTATGTTCTCGTCCATTTTGGAAAACCTGTCCCTGAAATATACGGTTCCTTTATTGCCGGATTAGTTCTTGGATATATTGCCTATAAAGATAAATCCATTTTTACCCCAACACTACTCCACTTTTCCTGTGCCTTTACCCTTGACCTTATAAGGTTTTTAGAGGTAAATAAAATTTAA
- a CDS encoding radical SAM protein: MRDFKLVESFPGLNIKKEGIVLTGNDKSLFFIDKEGRILYVFLENKGYRIGLSGEIIEKKRKNGEKLINRFKSLRFLKEIYKRAENTLEDEFFKENKSFLKDFLKRGYKNFKRTIKSFKEVYGKVPIVPPDMYLSLYIQVTRGCSYNKCTFCNFYKGEKFRVLSKEELILHINKVKKFFGEGIKTRKNIFLGDADALLLTEDRIFEYFKLIKNSFKEENLSKISSFLDVWTGRKKNLNFWQTLKELSLFRVYIGLESGSENLLKRLNKPFNPEEFIFLVENLKKIGISVGVIILLGIAGDLEEEHKSKTYDLLKNLSLDKSDILYLSPYYPFKGLYPEEANYEEIKREIDFFKLLFSEKKIRVSVYDIREFVY, from the coding sequence TTGAGAGATTTTAAATTAGTGGAAAGTTTTCCAGGGCTTAATATTAAAAAAGAGGGTATAGTATTAACAGGAAATGATAAAAGTCTTTTTTTTATTGATAAAGAGGGAAGAATTCTTTATGTTTTTTTGGAAAATAAAGGTTATAGAATTGGGCTTTCAGGTGAGATTATAGAGAAAAAGAGAAAAAATGGAGAAAAGTTAATAAATAGATTTAAATCTTTAAGGTTTTTAAAAGAAATCTATAAAAGGGCAGAAAATACTCTTGAAGATGAATTTTTTAAAGAAAATAAAAGTTTTTTAAAAGATTTTTTGAAAAGGGGTTATAAAAATTTTAAAAGGACAATAAAAAGTTTTAAAGAAGTTTATGGAAAGGTTCCAATAGTTCCACCTGATATGTATCTTTCCCTTTATATTCAAGTGACAAGGGGTTGTTCTTATAATAAATGCACTTTCTGTAATTTCTATAAAGGTGAAAAATTTAGAGTTTTGAGTAAAGAGGAATTAATCTTACATATTAATAAGGTAAAAAAATTTTTTGGTGAAGGTATAAAAACAAGAAAAAACATTTTTCTTGGTGATGCTGATGCTCTTTTATTGACAGAGGATAGAATTTTTGAATATTTTAAACTTATAAAAAATAGTTTTAAAGAGGAAAACTTAAGTAAAATTTCTTCCTTTTTAGATGTATGGACTGGGAGGAAAAAAAATTTAAATTTCTGGCAAACTTTAAAGGAACTTTCCCTTTTCAGGGTATATATAGGTCTTGAATCAGGAAGTGAAAATTTATTAAAGAGACTTAATAAACCCTTTAATCCTGAGGAGTTTATTTTTTTAGTGGAAAATTTAAAAAAGATAGGTATTTCAGTGGGTGTAATTATTCTTCTTGGTATAGCGGGTGATTTAGAGGAAGAGCATAAATCAAAAACTTATGATTTATTAAAAAATTTAAGTCTTGATAAAAGTGACATTTTATATCTTTCTCCTTATTATCCCTTTAAAGGCTTGTATCCTGAGGAAGCTAATTATGAGGAAATAAAAAGGGAGATAGATTTTTTTAAATTACTTTTCTCTGAGAAAAAAATCAGGGTTTCAGTTTATGATATCAGAGAATTTGTTTATTAA
- a CDS encoding NAD+ synthase yields MVEVKFKEEELELVKKAIVNSIRERVKKFNFKGAVINLSGGVDSSLVLKLVSLAIGNKKTYALILPEEGITTKEDIEDALKLCKELKVNYEIIPINKPLSAFKETLRDIKGDIDWGLTNLKPRVRMIYAYFYANAKKLLVVGTSNKTELLLGYGTKYGDLGADIYPIGDLYKTQVWQLAEYISIPTDIVRKTPSAGLWKGQTDEEELGFTYYQIDRVLYCLVDLELSVRETSELLNISENAVMDLYERIVKNEHKRRPPTITKISRMCLDKDWRYPVERF; encoded by the coding sequence ATGGTGGAAGTTAAATTTAAGGAGGAAGAGTTAGAACTTGTAAAGAAAGCAATTGTAAATTCAATAAGAGAGAGGGTTAAAAAATTTAATTTTAAGGGTGCTGTTATAAATCTTTCAGGTGGTGTTGATTCTTCTCTTGTTTTAAAATTGGTAAGTCTTGCTATCGGGAATAAAAAGACTTATGCCCTTATATTGCCTGAGGAAGGTATTACTACAAAAGAAGATATTGAGGATGCTTTAAAACTCTGTAAGGAACTTAAGGTTAATTATGAAATTATACCGATAAATAAGCCTCTTTCAGCCTTTAAGGAGACTTTGAGGGATATAAAAGGGGATATAGATTGGGGTTTAACAAATTTAAAACCCAGAGTTAGAATGATCTATGCTTATTTTTATGCAAATGCAAAAAAATTGCTTGTGGTAGGAACTTCAAATAAGACTGAGCTTCTTTTAGGTTATGGAACAAAGTATGGAGATCTTGGTGCTGATATTTACCCAATAGGAGACCTTTATAAAACCCAGGTCTGGCAACTTGCTGAATATATAAGTATTCCAACTGATATTGTTAGAAAAACGCCTTCTGCAGGTCTCTGGAAAGGTCAAACTGATGAAGAAGAACTTGGTTTTACATATTATCAGATAGATAGAGTTTTATACTGTCTTGTTGATCTTGAGTTATCTGTTAGAGAAACATCGGAACTTTTGAATATAAGTGAAAATGCTGTAATGGATTTATATGAAAGAATAGTTAAAAATGAGCATAAAAGGAGACCACCAACAATAACAAAAATTTCAAGAATGTGTCTTGATAAGGACTGGCGATATCCTGTTGAGAGATTTTAA
- a CDS encoding nitrilase-related carbon-nitrogen hydrolase, translated as MKKVKVFLAQLSTQLGDVKGNEEKILRAIEKAKKEKAYIFVTPELSTLGYGSGDIYLDKVDENLVSLDRIRKEVDDFYAIIGYVEKDSYGFFYNSACLIHDKKIIGNYRKVQLVNYRLFDEKRYFKRGTKLDVFNIGGIKIGILICEDVWFPEPSRAMALRGADLLIVLGASPYERFKKEIWEDFLVQRARDNIIPLVFCNQAGCQDGVTYLGYSMYVSASGNILKTGKLLEEDYVIVIVDLEEAKRLRRRDTRLRELRKDILEELLKAYEEMENGGS; from the coding sequence ATGAAAAAAGTAAAAGTTTTTCTTGCTCAACTTTCAACTCAGCTTGGTGATGTTAAGGGAAATGAGGAAAAGATTTTAAGGGCAATTGAAAAGGCAAAAAAGGAAAAGGCATATATTTTTGTTACTCCAGAACTTTCGACCCTTGGTTATGGAAGCGGTGATATATACCTTGATAAGGTAGATGAAAATTTAGTTTCCCTTGATAGAATAAGGAAAGAAGTTGATGATTTTTATGCAATAATAGGTTATGTTGAGAAGGATAGTTACGGTTTCTTTTACAATTCAGCCTGTTTGATACATGATAAAAAAATTATAGGAAATTACAGAAAGGTTCAACTTGTGAATTACAGATTGTTTGATGAAAAGAGATACTTTAAAAGAGGAACAAAATTAGATGTATTTAATATAGGGGGGATAAAGATAGGGATTCTTATATGTGAGGATGTTTGGTTTCCTGAGCCTTCAAGAGCAATGGCTTTAAGGGGAGCTGATTTACTCATTGTTCTTGGTGCTTCCCCCTATGAAAGATTTAAAAAGGAAATATGGGAAGATTTTTTAGTTCAAAGGGCAAGGGATAATATAATTCCCCTTGTATTTTGCAATCAGGCAGGATGTCAGGATGGAGTTACATATCTTGGATATTCAATGTATGTTTCAGCATCTGGAAATATTTTAAAAACAGGAAAATTACTTGAAGAGGATTATGTTATAGTTATAGTTGATCTTGAAGAAGCGAAGAGATTGAGAAGGAGAGATACAAGGTTGAGGGAGTTAAGAAAGGATATTCTTGAGGAACTATTAAAAGCATACGAGGAGATGGAAAATGGTGGAAGTTAA
- a CDS encoding M20/M25/M40 family metallo-hydrolase: protein MENLKNILFDLIRIPSESNNLIALKEIVDYVENIFKYKPIFIERIDVNNKPSIYLSFEKNYKPLVLFSGHLDVVPPDSEEQFVPFEKDGKIYGRGSFDMKGSCASMIVLLLELIEKKIKKNIAFLFTTDEEVGSKDGVEYWVKNKNLLPDFAIIPDGGFNFKIMNEGKGVLHVKFKAFGKSAHGSTPWEGENAADKLIDLYKEYKLWVDSEKGPPEEPTWKITLSLGKFNAGKAVNIVPGEAEMELDFRFPPPWRAKDFENKLREFLKDKKGIEMEVKSYGEPVYTDRENSYLKKFAESVKKIKGKVEYGRIYGATDGRFFSEKGIPVLMIYGIGDGIHGKEEWVDLKSLYDLKEIFLDFLNRI, encoded by the coding sequence TTGGAAAATTTAAAAAATATACTTTTTGATTTAATAAGGATACCTTCAGAAAGCAATAATTTAATCGCACTTAAAGAAATAGTCGATTATGTTGAAAATATTTTCAAGTATAAACCCATTTTTATAGAGAGAATTGATGTTAATAATAAACCTTCAATTTATTTATCCTTTGAAAAGAATTATAAACCATTAGTTTTATTTTCAGGTCATCTTGATGTTGTTCCCCCTGATTCTGAAGAGCAGTTTGTTCCTTTTGAAAAGGATGGAAAGATTTATGGAAGGGGTTCTTTTGATATGAAAGGTTCCTGTGCTTCAATGATTGTTCTTCTGCTTGAACTTATTGAGAAAAAAATTAAAAAAAATATTGCTTTTCTTTTTACCACAGATGAAGAGGTTGGTTCAAAGGATGGTGTTGAATACTGGGTGAAAAATAAAAATTTACTTCCTGATTTTGCAATAATCCCTGACGGTGGTTTTAATTTCAAGATAATGAATGAGGGTAAGGGGGTTTTGCATGTTAAATTTAAGGCATTTGGAAAATCGGCTCATGGTTCAACACCATGGGAAGGTGAAAATGCTGCTGATAAATTAATTGATTTATATAAAGAGTATAAACTCTGGGTTGATTCAGAAAAAGGTCCACCTGAGGAACCAACTTGGAAAATTACCCTATCCCTTGGAAAGTTTAATGCAGGAAAAGCAGTTAACATAGTCCCCGGTGAGGCAGAAATGGAACTTGATTTCAGATTTCCCCCCCCTTGGAGGGCAAAGGATTTTGAGAATAAATTAAGAGAATTTTTAAAGGATAAAAAGGGTATAGAAATGGAAGTTAAAAGTTATGGAGAGCCTGTTTATACTGATAGGGAAAATTCCTATCTGAAAAAATTCGCAGAATCTGTTAAGAAAATAAAGGGAAAGGTAGAATATGGAAGGATATATGGTGCTACTGATGGAAGATTTTTTTCAGAAAAGGGAATACCGGTTCTTATGATTTATGGAATTGGTGATGGGATACACGGAAAAGAGGAGTGGGTTGATTTAAAATCTCTTTATGATTTAAAGGAAATATTTTTAGACTTTTTAAATAGAATATGA
- a CDS encoding polyphenol oxidase family protein encodes MKIKNKVGNNLIISLIDEKPEFEYISLNQVHGDKVFFAEDYKEKDKKGDGLITRTGKILCVKTADCIPLVILTENPLFYGIFHVGWRSLFKGIIKKGIREFLKYGFNLKNLYAYLGPSICSNCYEVGIEFKDFDNQFLFKRKNKFFYDLRGKSVYELLKMGVKNIHLSSLCTFEKNFLPSYRRDKNKRRIFSFVMPYKI; translated from the coding sequence GTGAAAATTAAAAATAAAGTAGGGAATAATCTTATTATTTCACTAATTGATGAAAAACCTGAATTTGAATATATTTCTTTAAATCAGGTTCATGGTGATAAAGTGTTTTTTGCCGAGGATTATAAGGAAAAGGATAAAAAAGGTGATGGACTTATAACAAGAACTGGTAAAATTTTATGTGTAAAGACTGCTGATTGTATTCCTCTTGTTATTTTAACGGAAAATCCGCTTTTTTATGGGATTTTTCATGTAGGATGGCGCTCACTTTTTAAGGGGATAATAAAAAAAGGAATAAGAGAATTTTTAAAATACGGATTTAACCTTAAAAATCTTTATGCTTATCTTGGACCTTCAATATGTTCAAACTGTTATGAAGTTGGAATTGAGTTTAAAGATTTTGACAACCAATTTTTATTTAAAAGAAAGAATAAATTTTTTTATGATTTAAGGGGAAAAAGTGTATATGAGCTTTTAAAAATGGGAGTTAAAAATATACATCTTTCAAGTCTTTGCACCTTTGAAAAAAATTTTCTGCCTTCTTATAGAAGGGATAAAAACAAAAGGAGAATTTTTAGTTTTGTAATGCCATATAAAATATGA
- a CDS encoding HD domain-containing protein, which translates to MDKKEAIKILDEWVFSFNLKKHLYSVAYILEAYAEKLEENKDKWFITGLLHDLDYEKYPELHPEKAVEFLKDKVDSEVISAIKKHAYPEEKRETLLEKYLVAVDELSGFLIAISLVMPGKSFKEIKYTTFKKKWKDKAFARGVDRKLVEKFLKEANLDMEEHVNFMIKVLSEKEENFK; encoded by the coding sequence ATGGATAAAAAAGAGGCAATTAAAATTCTTGATGAATGGGTTTTTAGTTTTAATCTAAAAAAGCATCTATATTCTGTGGCTTACATTTTGGAAGCCTATGCTGAAAAATTAGAAGAAAATAAGGATAAATGGTTCATAACAGGGCTTTTACATGACCTTGATTATGAGAAATATCCTGAATTACATCCAGAAAAAGCTGTTGAATTTTTAAAAGATAAGGTCGATAGTGAGGTAATCTCTGCAATTAAAAAACATGCCTATCCAGAGGAAAAAAGGGAAACTCTTCTTGAAAAATATCTTGTTGCAGTAGACGAACTTTCAGGATTTCTTATTGCTATTTCCCTTGTTATGCCGGGTAAAAGTTTTAAGGAAATAAAATACACTACTTTCAAGAAAAAGTGGAAGGATAAAGCTTTTGCAAGGGGTGTTGATAGAAAGCTTGTTGAGAAGTTTTTAAAAGAGGCAAATCTGGATATGGAGGAGCATGTGAATTTTATGATAAAAGTTCTTTCAGAAAAGGAGGAAAATTTTAAGTGA
- a CDS encoding cyclic nucleotide-binding domain-containing protein, which produces MDKVLYKKNEYIFREGDDPNYIYIIDSGKVKIFKVKQHKEKILAVLGPGELFGEIGVLSKSKRSANAFTLEDTVLEIIKEEEISDIKELKI; this is translated from the coding sequence ATGGATAAAGTTTTGTATAAAAAAAATGAATACATATTCAGGGAAGGAGATGATCCGAATTATATATATATCATAGATTCAGGTAAAGTTAAGATTTTTAAAGTTAAACAACACAAAGAAAAAATTTTAGCAGTATTAGGTCCTGGTGAGTTATTTGGAGAAATTGGAGTTTTATCAAAATCAAAAAGAAGTGCAAATGCTTTTACACTTGAAGATACTGTTTTAGAAATAATTAAGGAAGAGGAAATTTCTGATATTAAAGAATTAAAAATTTAG
- a CDS encoding alkaline phosphatase family protein, which translates to MNKVCIIGIDGATFKIIDPLFKRGKLKAISNLIKEGKKYELETTIPPLTPSAWSSFMTGKNPGKHGILDFYELDDKLEYRLSSFKLRKQKKLWNILSLNNLKSIIYFVPFTYPPEKINGIFVSGFLTPSLNSDFTYPSEFKNELLKKFPNYRIGEKVKFSKKNPEIFFRDLIELTEIHGDVMEYLVKNKYFDLFMGVFMTCDHAQHWLWYDKEKVESVYEKIDEEIDKIVSNLPEGTLIILMSDHGFQDLKGHFYINSFLLKEGFLKLKKNYKNLLKMISYKSGFSPLKLSKIIYKLGLEGILRKNKESFGKTASKVGFSYSDIDFEKTYAFGFGYYGFIYINQKDRFPFGFVEKKEKEKIIEDIKNSLIDLSREFKVKIRIFEREEIFKGENLDLMPDIVYSLDDFAYVSSWVPFPDLKFFGESMTEKTGDHDTKGILIISQKGRKISLKEKSYAKITDILPTVLNFLNLEIPSDIDGSSLLE; encoded by the coding sequence ATGAATAAAGTCTGTATAATAGGAATAGATGGTGCAACTTTTAAGATAATTGATCCTTTATTTAAAAGGGGAAAATTAAAGGCCATTTCAAATCTTATAAAAGAAGGGAAAAAATACGAACTTGAAACGACTATTCCGCCACTTACACCTTCAGCCTGGTCTTCCTTTATGACAGGCAAAAATCCTGGTAAGCATGGAATACTTGATTTCTATGAATTAGATGATAAGCTGGAATACAGGTTATCCTCTTTTAAATTGAGAAAACAAAAAAAATTATGGAACATTCTGTCTTTAAATAATTTAAAATCCATTATTTACTTTGTTCCTTTCACATATCCGCCTGAAAAAATAAATGGTATATTTGTATCTGGTTTTTTAACACCTTCCTTAAACTCTGATTTTACATATCCAAGTGAGTTTAAAAATGAACTTTTGAAGAAATTTCCCAATTATAGGATAGGAGAAAAAGTTAAATTTTCAAAGAAAAATCCAGAGATATTTTTCAGGGATTTAATAGAACTTACAGAGATTCATGGAGATGTTATGGAATATTTAGTTAAAAATAAATACTTTGATTTATTTATGGGAGTTTTCATGACTTGTGATCATGCCCAACACTGGTTATGGTATGATAAAGAAAAAGTAGAATCTGTCTATGAAAAAATTGATGAAGAAATAGATAAAATTGTCTCAAATTTACCTGAGGGAACTTTAATTATTTTAATGTCAGACCATGGTTTTCAGGATTTAAAAGGACATTTCTATATAAATTCCTTTCTTTTAAAAGAAGGTTTTTTAAAATTAAAAAAGAATTACAAAAACTTATTAAAAATGATTTCCTATAAAAGTGGATTTTCACCTTTAAAACTATCAAAGATCATTTATAAATTGGGTCTTGAGGGGATTTTGAGAAAAAATAAGGAAAGTTTCGGTAAAACAGCTTCAAAAGTCGGATTTTCCTATTCTGATATTGATTTTGAAAAAACCTATGCTTTTGGATTCGGTTATTATGGATTTATATATATAAATCAGAAAGATAGATTCCCTTTTGGATTCGTTGAAAAAAAAGAAAAGGAAAAAATTATAGAGGATATAAAAAATTCCTTAATTGATCTTTCAAGGGAATTTAAGGTTAAAATAAGAATTTTTGAAAGGGAAGAAATTTTTAAAGGTGAAAATTTAGATTTAATGCCTGATATTGTTTATTCCCTTGATGACTTTGCCTATGTTTCTTCCTGGGTTCCTTTTCCTGATTTAAAATTTTTTGGTGAGTCTATGACAGAAAAAACAGGTGACCATGACACTAAGGGGATACTGATTATTTCTCAAAAGGGAAGAAAGATTAGTTTAAAAGAGAAAAGTTATGCAAAAATAACCGATATATTACCTACGGTTCTTAATTTTTTAAATCTTGAAATCCCTTCTGATATAGATGGTTCTTCTCTTTTAGAGTAA
- a CDS encoding tetratricopeptide repeat protein: MKEEKLFNEAKKLYNEGKLWESLKIMKDLAQKRENYADFQHFLGVIYYSLSMLDEAISQFEKAIEINPNYIEAHLNLSIALNDKGDYIRAKEHYEKAVKLEKEGGRIPVSLRNNLANTYMKLGDTFYEIGEYERAKEEYEKAIEIAPYFLDIRTKHARTLMQLNEIEKAIYSLEEILLLNPKYEEAKVILGICYYKKGEKNKAREILQEVLKNNPENSKAKAYISMLKNE, encoded by the coding sequence ATGAAAGAAGAAAAATTGTTTAATGAGGCAAAAAAATTATATAATGAAGGAAAATTATGGGAGTCTTTGAAAATTATGAAAGATCTTGCACAAAAAAGAGAAAACTATGCTGATTTTCAGCATTTTCTTGGAGTTATATACTATTCTCTTTCAATGCTAGATGAAGCAATTTCCCAGTTTGAAAAGGCAATTGAAATAAATCCGAACTATATTGAAGCACACCTTAACTTATCAATAGCTCTTAATGATAAGGGGGATTACATAAGAGCAAAGGAACATTACGAAAAGGCTGTAAAACTGGAAAAGGAAGGAGGAAGAATACCCGTAAGTTTAAGAAATAACCTTGCAAATACTTATATGAAATTGGGGGATACTTTTTATGAAATAGGTGAGTATGAAAGAGCAAAAGAGGAATATGAAAAGGCAATTGAAATAGCACCTTATTTCCTTGATATAAGAACAAAGCATGCAAGAACTCTTATGCAATTGAATGAAATTGAAAAAGCTATATATTCCCTTGAAGAAATTCTTTTGTTAAATCCTAAATATGAGGAAGCAAAGGTAATACTTGGGATATGTTATTATAAAAAGGGAGAAAAAAATAAAGCGCGGGAAATTCTGCAGGAAGTTTTAAAAAATAACCCTGAAAATTCAAAGGCAAAAGCCTATATTAGTATGCTCAAAAATGAATAG